The following are from one region of the Eubacterium sp. MSJ-33 genome:
- a CDS encoding helix-turn-helix domain-containing protein, translated as MEKNITLEDAMKRIKKLEKENAELKEELEYYKNRKMSGRQKHNAKWMAIYNDFVVGYENGMTMVEIAKRNHVSERTIYRYKAYYDKMREEKHGEE; from the coding sequence ATGGAGAAAAATATCACACTGGAAGATGCAATGAAAAGAATTAAGAAGCTGGAAAAAGAGAATGCAGAACTTAAGGAAGAACTGGAATATTATAAAAATCGGAAAATGAGTGGCCGGCAGAAACATAATGCAAAATGGATGGCAATATACAATGATTTTGTTGTTGGATACGAGAATGGTATGACAATGGTGGAGATTGCAAAACGAAATCACGTCAGTGAACGGACGATTTACAGGTATAAAGCGTATTATGACAAAATGAGGGAAGAGAAGCATGGCGAGGAATAG
- a CDS encoding Hsp20/alpha crystallin family protein, translating to MLMPSLFTNSFMDDFFDTPSFGVYKYDVPAQNLMSTDVFEKEDGYEIDMNLPGFKKEDVTGEVKDGYLIIKASTKNSKDEKDAKGKYIRKERYEGSCNRSFYVGDAITQEDIKAKFEDGVLKITVPKKEAKPQVEEKKFIAIEG from the coding sequence ATGTTAATGCCAAGTTTATTTACAAATAGTTTTATGGATGATTTTTTTGATACACCAAGTTTTGGTGTCTATAAGTACGATGTACCGGCTCAGAATCTGATGAGTACCGATGTGTTCGAGAAGGAAGACGGTTACGAGATTGATATGAACCTTCCGGGATTCAAGAAGGAAGATGTAACCGGAGAAGTAAAGGATGGTTACCTGATCATCAAGGCTTCGACAAAGAACTCTAAGGATGAGAAGGATGCCAAGGGCAAATACATCCGTAAGGAACGTTATGAAGGTTCCTGCAACAGATCCTTCTATGTGGGTGATGCGATTACACAGGAAGATATCAAGGCAAAATTCGAGGATGGTGTTTTGAAGATTACTGTACCGAAGAAAGAAGCAAAACCACAGGTGGAAGAGAAGAAATTCATTGCCATCGAAGGATAA
- a CDS encoding alanine/glycine:cation symporter family protein, with translation MWEAINSFLTKVDDFVWGPPLMILIIAGGILLTIRMGVLQVRKLPLALKWMVKNEEEGEGEVTSFGALCTALSATIGTGNIVGVATAIGAGGPGALFWMVLAAFFGMATKYAEGLLAVKYRVVDEDNHALGGPFYYIEKGMGTKWKWLAKIFAFFGICVGLFGIGTFSQVNGIASAVEGFFDPNESWSVEIPGIGTYSWTVVIASLILSVCVALVLIGGIKRIANVSQIVVPFMAVLYVLLCLMLLICNIKEIPDAFVTIVKGAFNPKAVTGGVVGTMIVAMQKGVARGIFSNESGLGSAPIAAAAAKTKEPVRQGLVSMTGTFIDTIIICTMTGLSIVLTGAWQQEGLEGVQVTTYAFQEGLPISEQVAAFLLMLCLVFFAFTTILGWDYYSERCLEYLSGKNKKAILVYRWLYILAVFIGPYMTVKAVWTIADIFNGLMAIPNMIAIFALSGVVVKETKDFFKRHAEQNQFK, from the coding sequence ATGTGGGAAGCAATTAATAGCTTTTTGACAAAAGTAGATGATTTCGTCTGGGGTCCGCCGCTTATGATTTTGATCATTGCAGGTGGAATCCTTCTTACCATCCGCATGGGTGTGCTGCAGGTCCGTAAACTGCCACTTGCCCTGAAATGGATGGTGAAAAATGAGGAAGAGGGCGAAGGAGAGGTAACCTCATTCGGTGCACTCTGTACGGCACTTTCAGCGACGATTGGAACCGGAAATATCGTCGGCGTCGCAACAGCGATCGGAGCCGGTGGTCCGGGTGCTCTGTTCTGGATGGTGCTTGCTGCATTCTTCGGAATGGCAACCAAGTATGCAGAAGGACTCCTTGCAGTTAAGTATCGTGTCGTAGATGAAGATAATCATGCACTTGGTGGACCGTTTTACTATATCGAAAAAGGTATGGGTACAAAATGGAAATGGCTTGCGAAGATCTTTGCATTCTTCGGTATCTGTGTAGGATTGTTCGGCATCGGAACATTCTCACAGGTAAATGGTATTGCATCGGCTGTCGAGGGATTCTTCGATCCGAATGAATCATGGAGCGTAGAGATTCCCGGAATCGGTACATATTCGTGGACGGTTGTAATCGCATCTTTGATTTTGAGTGTCTGTGTGGCGCTTGTGCTGATCGGTGGTATCAAGCGTATTGCAAATGTATCCCAGATCGTCGTTCCTTTTATGGCAGTGCTTTATGTTCTGCTTTGCCTGATGCTTCTCATCTGCAATATCAAAGAGATTCCGGATGCGTTCGTAACAATCGTAAAGGGCGCGTTCAATCCAAAGGCAGTGACCGGTGGTGTGGTTGGTACGATGATTGTTGCAATGCAGAAGGGTGTTGCAAGAGGTATCTTCTCAAATGAATCCGGTCTTGGCTCTGCGCCAATCGCTGCAGCCGCTGCAAAGACAAAGGAGCCGGTACGTCAGGGTCTGGTTTCTATGACGGGTACATTTATTGATACAATCATCATCTGTACGATGACAGGACTTTCTATCGTATTGACAGGTGCTTGGCAGCAGGAAGGCTTAGAGGGTGTACAGGTAACAACCTACGCATTCCAGGAGGGACTTCCGATTTCCGAGCAGGTAGCTGCGTTCCTGTTGATGCTGTGTCTGGTATTCTTCGCATTTACAACGATCCTTGGATGGGATTACTATTCGGAGCGCTGTCTGGAATACCTGTCAGGCAAGAACAAGAAGGCAATCCTTGTATATCGCTGGTTATACATCTTAGCCGTATTCATCGGACCATACATGACAGTAAAGGCAGTATGGACGATTGCGGATATCTTCAACGGATTGATGGCGATTCCGAACATGATCGCAATCTTCGCTTTGAGTGGTGTGGTTGTGAAGGAGACAAAGGACTTCTTCAAGCGCCATGCAGAGCAGAATCAGTTTAAGTAA
- a CDS encoding ORF6N domain-containing protein — protein MKRGVMGDTTELRTLESIKTHVYMIRGQQVMLDVDLAEIYGYELKAMNQQVKRNIERFPEDFMFQLKKEEIPMECLKSQFVTLNENGNKRGMHIKKMPYAFTEQGIYMLATVLKGELATKQSIFIMRAFKEMRHFIANNALMFEKINSIELKQLEYQKETEEKFGRIFEYISSHKKDNQKIFFDGQIFDAFSLLAEIIGRAKKEIVLIDGYIDITTLNILAKKNVGVDVFAYTFPNAKISTQDINKFNAQYPTLTVKKTIAFHDRFLIIDGAEGYHVGASLKDAGKKCFGINRIQGIDDIKGIIKKAQQTSA, from the coding sequence ATGAAAAGAGGAGTTATGGGGGATACCACAGAATTAAGAACATTAGAATCTATCAAAACACATGTGTATATGATTCGTGGACAACAGGTTATGTTAGATGTTGACTTGGCGGAGATTTATGGTTATGAGCTAAAAGCGATGAATCAACAGGTTAAAAGAAATATTGAACGTTTTCCTGAAGATTTTATGTTTCAATTAAAAAAAGAGGAAATACCAATGGAATGTTTAAAGTCACAATTTGTGACTTTAAACGAAAATGGGAATAAACGTGGTATGCATATTAAAAAGATGCCATATGCTTTTACTGAGCAGGGCATATATATGCTTGCTACAGTACTAAAAGGTGAATTGGCTACTAAGCAAAGTATTTTTATTATGCGGGCTTTTAAGGAGATGCGCCATTTTATTGCCAACAATGCACTTATGTTTGAAAAAATAAATAGTATTGAGTTAAAACAACTGGAATATCAAAAGGAGACTGAGGAAAAGTTTGGAAGAATATTTGAATACATATCCAGTCATAAAAAAGATAATCAAAAGATTTTCTTCGATGGGCAGATTTTTGATGCATTCAGTTTGCTTGCAGAGATCATAGGCCGTGCGAAAAAAGAAATTGTCTTGATTGATGGATACATAGATATAACTACGTTAAATATTCTGGCAAAGAAGAATGTTGGTGTGGATGTTTTTGCATATACGTTTCCAAATGCAAAAATCTCCACACAGGATATCAATAAATTTAATGCACAGTATCCAACATTAACAGTAAAGAAAACGATTGCTTTTCATGACCGTTTTCTCATTATAGATGGCGCTGAAGGCTATCATGTTGGAGCCTCGTTAAAGGATGCTGGGAAGAAATGCTTTGGAATTAACAGAATACAGGGGATTGATGATATTAAGGGAATAATTAAAAAAGCACAGCAGACAAGTGCGTAA
- a CDS encoding glucose-6-phosphate isomerase produces MTNWKNLDTLDSYKALKACKGSVDLTTVMAGESGADRAKNYSVPMAEKLTYNFAAKEVDDTVLEKLAALAKEAELVDKFQELYNGAVINTGENRLVLHQMTRGQLGEPVKADGVDKRTFYVEQQNRIAEFANKVHNGEITNAAGEKFTTVVQIGIGGSDLGPRAMYLALENWAKKNGTFKMDAKFISNVDPDDAAAVLASTDVAHSIFVLVSKSGTTLETLTNESFVKDALAKAGLDASKHMIAVTSETSPLAKSDDYLAAFFMDDYIGGRYSSTSAVGGAVLSLAFGPDVFARFLNGAAAEDETAKNTDIRKNPAMLDALIGVYERNVLGYPATTVLPYSQALSRFPAHLQQLDMESNGKSVNRFGEPVDYPTGPVIFGEPGTNGQHSFYQLLHQGTDIVPLQFIAFKNSQIGTDVEIQGSTSQKKLCANVAAQIVAFACGKKDANSNKNFKGGRPSSIIIGEQVDPETLGALLAHFENKVMFQGFLWNINSFDQEGVQLGKVLAKKVLAHETDGALKVYSDLFGI; encoded by the coding sequence ATGACAAATTGGAAAAATCTTGATACTTTGGATTCTTACAAGGCACTCAAAGCTTGTAAGGGCAGTGTAGATCTCACAACTGTTATGGCTGGTGAGAGCGGTGCAGACCGTGCGAAGAATTACAGCGTACCGATGGCAGAGAAGCTTACTTACAACTTCGCTGCAAAGGAAGTAGACGATACAGTTTTGGAGAAGCTTGCAGCCCTTGCCAAGGAAGCAGAACTTGTTGACAAGTTCCAGGAGCTTTACAACGGGGCCGTTATCAATACAGGAGAGAACCGTCTGGTTCTTCATCAGATGACACGTGGTCAGCTTGGCGAACCGGTCAAGGCAGACGGCGTAGACAAGAGAACATTCTATGTAGAGCAGCAGAACCGTATTGCAGAGTTTGCAAATAAGGTACATAATGGCGAGATTACAAATGCAGCCGGAGAGAAGTTCACAACCGTTGTACAGATCGGTATCGGTGGCAGTGACCTTGGTCCTCGTGCAATGTATCTGGCACTTGAGAACTGGGCAAAGAAGAACGGTACATTCAAGATGGATGCAAAGTTCATCAGTAATGTTGATCCGGATGATGCGGCAGCAGTTCTTGCATCTACCGATGTAGCACATTCCATCTTTGTACTTGTATCAAAGTCCGGTACAACCTTGGAGACACTTACAAATGAGTCTTTCGTGAAGGATGCACTTGCAAAGGCAGGCTTGGATGCTTCTAAGCATATGATTGCCGTTACAAGTGAGACATCTCCACTTGCAAAGAGCGATGATTATCTTGCAGCATTCTTTATGGATGATTATATCGGCGGTCGTTATTCTTCTACATCAGCTGTTGGTGGTGCCGTACTTTCACTGGCATTTGGCCCGGATGTATTTGCACGTTTCTTAAATGGTGCAGCCGCAGAAGATGAGACAGCAAAGAATACGGATATCAGGAAGAACCCGGCTATGCTGGATGCATTGATCGGTGTTTACGAGCGTAACGTACTTGGTTACCCTGCAACAACCGTTCTTCCATACTCACAGGCACTGAGCCGTTTCCCTGCACATTTACAGCAGCTCGATATGGAGTCCAATGGTAAGTCTGTAAACCGTTTTGGTGAGCCGGTTGATTACCCAACAGGTCCGGTAATCTTCGGTGAGCCGGGAACAAACGGACAGCATTCCTTCTATCAGTTATTGCATCAGGGAACTGATATTGTTCCATTGCAGTTTATCGCATTCAAGAACAGCCAGATCGGTACCGATGTAGAGATTCAGGGAAGCACAAGCCAGAAGAAGCTCTGCGCAAATGTTGCTGCACAGATCGTAGCATTTGCATGTGGTAAGAAGGATGCAAACAGTAACAAGAACTTTAAGGGTGGTCGTCCATCTTCTATCATCATCGGTGAGCAGGTTGATCCGGAGACACTCGGTGCACTGCTTGCACACTTCGAGAACAAGGTTATGTTCCAGGGATTCCTGTGGAACATTAACAGCTTCGATCAGGAAGGAGTTCAGCTCGGTAAGGTACTTGCGAAGAAGGTACTTGCACACGAGACAGATGGCGCGTTGAAGGTATACAGTGATCTGTTTGGAATCTAA
- a CDS encoding Y-family DNA polymerase: MRQYIAIDLKSFYASVECVERGLNPLTTNLVVADESRTEKTICLAVSPSLKSYGISGRARLFEVVQKVKEINRQRLAFAPEREFTGSSYENNKVKADPRLALDYIAAKPRMAYYMKYSTRIYDTYLKYVASEDMHVYSVDEVFIDATAYLHTYQMTARQLAETMIQDVYETTGITATAGIGTNLYLAKIAMDIEAKHMQPDERGARIAELDEMTYRKLLWNHEPLTDFWRVGAGYQKKLHAQNLYTMGDIARCSLGEENDYYNEELLYKLFGVNAELLIDHAWGYEPCTIEEIKAYRPESNSISSGQVLQCPYTCEKARVVVQEMTEALVLELVQKGLVTNQMVLTVGYDIENLSAGANGYCGEVTSDRYGRKVPKHAHGTENLEGYSSLTSKIEAAVLRLYDRIVDEKLLVRRMNVVANRVIRKQDVKEESKGFEQLNLFTDYAVLEKEKEAEKEKEAKEEQMQQALLAIKHKYGKNAVLRGMNFREGATARDRNNQIGGHKA, encoded by the coding sequence ATGCGGCAGTATATAGCAATTGATCTAAAATCGTTTTATGCATCGGTAGAGTGCGTGGAGCGGGGATTAAATCCGCTCACGACGAACCTTGTAGTAGCAGATGAGAGCCGGACAGAGAAGACAATCTGTCTGGCAGTTTCGCCTTCTTTGAAATCCTATGGTATCTCAGGGCGGGCGCGTCTGTTTGAGGTCGTACAGAAGGTGAAGGAGATCAATCGTCAGAGGCTGGCATTTGCACCGGAACGGGAATTTACCGGATCATCATATGAGAATAACAAGGTCAAGGCAGATCCAAGACTTGCACTTGATTACATTGCTGCGAAACCACGGATGGCATATTACATGAAATATAGTACCCGTATTTACGATACTTATCTGAAATATGTGGCATCGGAGGATATGCATGTCTATTCAGTAGATGAGGTGTTTATTGATGCGACAGCATATCTTCATACATATCAGATGACTGCCCGACAGCTTGCGGAGACGATGATTCAGGATGTATATGAGACAACAGGGATTACAGCGACAGCGGGTATTGGAACGAATCTGTATTTGGCGAAGATTGCAATGGATATCGAGGCGAAGCACATGCAGCCGGATGAACGTGGGGCACGAATCGCAGAGCTGGATGAGATGACCTACCGTAAACTGCTGTGGAATCATGAACCATTGACGGATTTCTGGCGGGTGGGGGCCGGTTATCAGAAAAAACTGCACGCACAAAATCTGTATACGATGGGTGATATCGCAAGGTGTTCATTGGGAGAAGAAAATGATTATTACAACGAGGAGCTGTTATATAAGCTTTTTGGTGTGAATGCGGAATTGCTGATTGATCATGCATGGGGGTACGAGCCATGTACAATTGAGGAGATTAAGGCGTATCGGCCGGAGAGCAACAGCATCAGTTCAGGGCAGGTGCTGCAATGTCCTTATACATGTGAAAAAGCGCGCGTAGTCGTGCAGGAAATGACGGAGGCACTGGTGCTGGAACTGGTTCAAAAAGGGCTTGTTACGAATCAGATGGTACTTACAGTGGGGTATGATATCGAAAATCTGTCTGCCGGGGCAAATGGATATTGCGGAGAGGTGACGAGTGACCGGTATGGACGGAAAGTGCCAAAGCATGCACATGGTACGGAGAATCTGGAAGGGTATTCATCTTTAACGAGTAAGATTGAGGCAGCCGTGCTTCGCTTATATGATCGAATCGTAGATGAGAAGCTGCTTGTGCGGCGGATGAATGTCGTAGCGAACCGTGTGATCCGCAAGCAGGATGTGAAGGAAGAATCAAAAGGTTTTGAACAGCTTAATCTATTCACGGACTATGCAGTGTTAGAAAAAGAGAAAGAAGCAGAGAAGGAGAAGGAAGCGAAGGAAGAGCAGATGCAGCAGGCATTGCTTGCAATCAAGCATAAATACGGAAAAAATGCGGTGCTCCGGGGAATGAATTTCCGAGAGGGTGCAACCGCGCGCGATAGGAATAATCAGATTGGAGGGCATAAAGCGTGA
- a CDS encoding KilA-N domain-containing protein, with protein sequence MARNRIITVQNIPITISEADLDDYICITDMAAAKSESSRAADVVRNWLRNRTTLEYLSTWEEIYNPNFKVFESEHFKKQAGLLTFTPSVSEWVNQTSAIGLFVKKGRYGGTFAHKDIAFEFASAISPVFKLYLIKEFQRLKEQENDIKKIEWSAKRFLSKNNYLIQTDAVKNYLIPVCNYRENLQWLPYAEEADLLNVALFGFTAKAWRDANPELAKHSNIRDYSSINELTVLSNLETHNAQMIREGKSKEQRFSILKEIAEYQINILNEAQNISNRDERIKQVTNSPEQVIIK encoded by the coding sequence ATGGCGAGGAATAGAATTATAACTGTACAAAATATCCCAATTACTATATCAGAAGCAGATTTAGATGATTATATTTGTATCACGGATATGGCGGCGGCTAAATCAGAAAGTTCCAGAGCAGCGGATGTAGTAAGAAATTGGCTTAGAAATAGAACAACTTTAGAATATTTGTCAACGTGGGAAGAGATATATAATCCGAATTTTAAAGTGTTCGAATCTGAACACTTTAAAAAACAAGCAGGTTTATTGACTTTTACACCAAGTGTGTCTGAATGGGTAAATCAGACCAGCGCAATAGGTTTATTTGTAAAGAAAGGACGCTATGGAGGAACTTTTGCACACAAAGATATTGCATTTGAATTTGCGTCGGCAATAAGCCCTGTTTTTAAATTGTATTTGATAAAGGAATTTCAAAGGCTTAAAGAACAGGAAAATGACATAAAGAAAATTGAATGGAGTGCAAAACGATTTCTCTCTAAAAATAATTATTTGATTCAAACCGATGCTGTAAAAAACTACTTGATTCCTGTATGTAACTATAGAGAAAATTTGCAATGGCTGCCATATGCTGAAGAAGCAGATTTGCTAAATGTTGCTCTGTTTGGATTTACTGCCAAAGCATGGAGAGATGCGAATCCAGAGCTTGCTAAGCATAGTAATATTAGAGACTATTCTTCGATAAATGAATTAACAGTTTTGTCAAATCTTGAAACACATAATGCCCAAATGATTCGCGAAGGAAAAAGTAAGGAGCAACGTTTTAGTATATTAAAGGAGATAGCGGAGTATCAGATAAACATTTTAAATGAAGCTCAAAATATCAGCAATAGAGATGAGCGAATAAAACAAGTGACAAATTCCCCCGAACAGGTTATAATAAAATGA